The genomic stretch TAAATTTTACAAACAACCTTAAAATTGATAAAAATGATTTACAAATCATCACGCCTCATATAGAAATTAAGGAAAAGAGAAATGGTAAATTTTTGGCAACTCCAGTAGAGCGAAAAAAACTGAGAAACGTAATTTTACAAACTACAAAATCTATGTTTCCGAATGCGCCGTACGTTGAGGTGATGTTTATGTATAGAGACGCGTACACAATCAACTTAGTCTTGGAAAGAGAAGTAAGTTATAAAAAGCGAAAAGCGCCAAAAGAAGTTCTAACAACAGGAAAACGGTATAGTATTTTAATTTCCACAAATAATTATTTTGGTGAGTTAGAAAGAGGTGTAATCAATTTGTTTTTGATCGATAACGAAAAAGAAACACTACAACTTTTAAAACATTACCAATACAAACACAGTCCATTGCAAACAGAAAAATTCAAACGAAAAATTTTAAAGGTTTTGCAGAAGCTGTAAATGGATTATTTAGAGATTTTGAATAATATGTTGAAGAAGTGATATTTTGCATATACAAAACATGTAATACTACTTTTCTAAAAATTCACACCAAAAAACACCTATATTTAAAGAATAAACTTAGATACTATGAGAAAAATAAATAGCTATTTCGCAGTCTTCATTTTGTTTTTATTCATTGTTGGATGCGCGCAAGAAACAGAAATTGAAAAGCACGGAAAACACTTCCAGAAACACAACGATTACAAAAGCCTTAGTAAAGTAGTAGAATTAATTAAGTTGGATGATGATACTACATACGTAAAAAAAATACTTGGCGAACCAATAGACATGGGATTTGATTACAGATATTTAATAGATTCCGTAGGCGTAAAAGGTTGCCCAATTGGCGCAGTATTTCACATTAACGAAAGTGGAAAAATTGATCAAAAATGGATTGATGAGATTTGTGAATAAATTATGGCAAATCATTAAAAACTAAACAGACTGTATGTAAAGTATAATATTCGTCAAGTTCAGTTTGACGTAAATAATAATTTGAAAACCAAAAAAGCCATGCTTTCATCAAGTTTGGCTTTTGTATTTTATATAAAATGTAGCATTTTGATTTTATTGAATCTAAACTAAAATGAACTATTTAAATAATAATTTTCTTGGTAACTTCTCCTTTTTCCGCAGTATAGAAAAGGTTTTGCGTTAAGTTTTTCAAACCTTGAAGAAATGTAATAATGACCTTTTTTGCAGAAAATAGAGCTTAGTGAACTAAAATTCAGCAAAACTTTTTAGGTTTTAGTTTTCGATAGAAAAACTAAAAATACCTCTGGAAAAAGTGCACTTTCTTTTGTTTCTGTTTTCTTTGTGCGAGCAAAGAAAATGAAAATTAAAAGCTGATAGTGAGTCGATTAGTTATTAACATAAAACATTACTCAACACCTTCCAATTTCCGCTCCTCAATCAATACTTTCAATTGCTTTCCATATTTAGATTCCATAATTCTTGGCGTCAATTGTTGGTAAATCGTATCTAAAAAACGAATATTCGCATCAAACGTTTCTGTAGTTACAACATAAGGCGTAATTTCTTTATCGTTATTCGTAAACGCATAATTTAGAATATAACGCATTCTGCTTTTTCCGTAGCTATTTATTTTGTCGTTGATTTCTGTTAACTTTTCTGTGTCAGCTTCTTTTTGCGCTTTTATTCCGTCTTGTAACAATGTCAACTCTTTCGTGTTGAATTTGCTCATAAACTCTTTAAAAGCGATCAATTCCTCATGGTTTTTCGAGCCTGTAACTTTCAAATCGCTCACAAATCTACGTAGTGACGTATTGATTGTCATTTCGCCAGGCTCGGCAAAAAAGTCAATCCGATCATTCAAATCGTTAAAATCTTTCTTATCCAAATATATATACAGCACTTGAGGTTCATCAATAGTAGTCGTAAATGTAAAATGTGCATCGCCTTTTACAATCAAAGAATCTAAGGTAATCAAGCTTGTATCTTGTACTTTCTGTAGAAAAATGGTTCCTTCTTTCAAACCATCAATGTTTCCAGTAATCGTTAAATTACCTTTCGTTTCTTTTCCACAAGCAATAAATCCTAACACCGCAAGGACTACAATCAGTTTTCTATACATTATATTGAATTTTTAAGAAGGCAAATATCTACAATTTTACATGACTGGAGAAGCGATTTTCATTAAAAGTGTACACAAAATTGCGCCATACGTTCCAACTACATAGCCAAACACAGCCAAAAGTACACCAACCGATGTTAATGAAGGATGAAAAGCTGAGGCTACAATTGGAGCAGAAGCCGCGCCACCAACGTTTGCCTGACTCCCGACAGCGAGGAAGAAAAATGGTGCACGAATGAGTTTTGCAACCAATATTAATAATGCTGCGTGAAATGCCATCCAAACCAATCCGACAACAATTAATCCGGGGTTTTCTAATACTTTTCCTAAATCCATTTTCATTCCAATTGAAGCGACTAAAACGTAAATAAAAACACTTCCTATTTTACTTGCGCCAGCACCTTCATAGTTTTTTGCTTTCGTGTATGAAAGTCCAATTCCGAAAGCAGTTGCAATCGTAATCATCCAAAAGAAAGAAGAACCTAAAAATGACAAACCGCCATCTTTATCTTTTACAGCATCAAAATTACTCGTTAAGAAATCGGTTATATTGCTTGCGCCATAATGCGCAATGGAAACTCCACCAAAAGCGATGGCTAGAATAATCATTAAATCGGTTAATGTTGGATTTCGCTTTATTTTTTCGGCAAAAGAAGATACATTTTCTTTTAAACGTTCAATCGCAGAATTGTCAGCTTTAAACCATTTGTCAATTTTTTTAGTTTTTCCAATTCCTAATAATAAAATCGCCATCCAAAGATTTGCCACTACAATATCAACCAATACCATTGCTCCATATTTGTCAGGACTGTATTTGTAAATTTCGTACATCGCTGCTTGATTTGCGCCGCCGCCAATCCAACTTCCTGCTAAGGTAGAAAGTCCACGCCAAACAGCTTCTGGTCCAGCACCGCCAACAGTTTCAGGCGAAAAAACAGAGATTAATAAAATTGCCAAAGGTCCACCAATGATGATTCCGACAGTTCCTGTAAAGAACATAATTAAGGCTTTTGGACCTAGATTGAAAATACTTTTTAAGTCAATACTCAACGTCATTAAAATTAATGCGGCAGGCAATAAGAAGCGACTCGCAATCATATACGTTTCTGAATATTTATCTGAAATAATACCGAGTGAACTTAAAATTGCAGGCAATAAGTAGCAAATTAATAATGCAGGAACAAATTTGTAGAATTTTCTCCAACCTGAGTTTTTGCTAGATTCTGTGTAAAATACAAAACCAAGAATCACCATTAAAATTCCAAATACAATTTTGTCACTACTAAAAAATGGTTTTGCATGTATGATTGTTTTTTCTATTTTTTGCTTTTTCGCAGGAATAGAAATTGTGGTGTTTTGATTGTAGAATTTTGCATCCGAAATTTCATAAATAATTGCTGAAAAACCACTTTTTGGAGTTGTTGTTAATTCAAATAATGAAATTGCTTTTTCAACGTTGATTACTTCGTTTCCTCTATATGAAATGGTTGTAATTGAATTGTCTACATTGAATTTGAAATCGCCTTTAGCAATAAATTTTTTGTTGATATTGCTAATGTTTTCTAAAAAAACTAATGAATTATCTGCTTTGATTTTTAGATCAAATCCTGTGAAAGCAATAGAATCTATAAGGACTTTGGTGTTGAACGTAGTTTCTTTTCCTTCTAAATGTTTTACTGTTAATTGCTGTGAAAACATCGTAAAAGAAACAAGGAATAGGAGTAAAGCGATGGCTTTTTTCATAATGATCGGATGGTTTGTGTCCGCAAAATACCAAAAAATTAAATTATAAATTAGTATTGTCCGATAAAATATATAAGACCGCTTACTTCGACTTTGCTCAGCACAAGTCGCTGTTAGAATCAAGAATAAAGACGCTACACTGTTTTGATTTTATAAGTAACAGATAGCTATAATTTTCAATAAAATAAGAGCAATAAATCCTTAGTGATTCATAAGTAATAAGTATAACTTCCTTGTAGTTATGTGTAAATTGATTAACTTAGAACTATTAACCAAAAACTATATATGATGAAAAAAAGAAATTTAACATCTCTTAGACTTAACAAAAAGTCAGTTTCCAACTTACAATCAGGTCGAGTTAGTGGAGCAGGTTCTGATAGAGAAACTAAAACATTTTTTAATGGAATTTGTCAATGTCCAGCTCCTTCTAGAGCAGATACAGCAAGCTGGTGTAGATGCCAATAACCTTCAAAGCGAACTTCGGTTCGTTTTTTTTATGTGCAAAATTTATTTTTGAAATTTTTCATCAAAGTCTTTTAATGGTAAGATTTTTTAAGTTGTAAATTTTAAAATCGATGTCTTTACAACAAACACTGAAATAAAAGTTATTCTGGTGTTTGCAGTGAAGAATCATTTTTCTTTTTGGGTTCTCTTTTTGCATTTTTCAGACTTTGCATGAGCATCCATTCTATTTGTCCATTGGTACTGCGAAATTCGTCAGCCGCCCATTTTTCAATAGATTTTAACATCTCTTCATTCATTCGTAATGCAAAAGCTTTTTTCTTAGCCATAATCAGTTTGTTGACGATGTATCTTTTTTCTTAATGTATTGTTTATCTGTTTTTGTTACGCTCAAAGACAATTTGAATAGCACCTTCATTTTTATTGAGATCTTTTAAAATCCAACCTTGTTTTGCATGATTGTTGAGAATTTCTTCTAGTTTTTCACTTCTGTTTCTCCAACCTAAACTTGGTTTTATGACTTTGTATTCTTTCATCTTTTGTATTTGATTAGATTGTTTCTTGCAATATTCTTTCTAATAAATTTAATGTTTTCAGTATTTACTTTTCCTCTTCTTTATACACTACTAAACTTAGTACGACGCCAATAATTGTTCCAATCATGGAGCCAATTATCATTCCCATAGCAACGTTGCCAATTACTGCGCCAACGGTAGTTCCGATACTTGTCCCTAATGCTACACCAACGCCAATTGCGGTAATTTGTTTTGTATTCATTTTATTGGTTTAAAGTTCCTGCATTTATTACTGGAGAAGCTTCTTTATCTCCACAAAGAATTACTAATAAGTTGCTTACCATTGCCGCTTTTCGTTCTTCGTCTAATATTAATATATTTTTTTTGTTTAATTCGTTCAACGCCATTTCTACCATACTTACGGCACCTTCTACAATTTTATGTCTGGCAGCTACAATAGCTGTTGCTTGCTGTCTTTTTAACATAGCACTTGCAATTTCTTGTGCATACGCTAAATATCCAATTCTAGCTTCTAATACATGAATTCCTGCGATAGATAAACGCTCGTCCAATTCTTTTTCTAATGCTTCGCTGACTTCATTTACACTAGAACGTAATGTAATATCTTCATCATGACCTTCATCGGCAAAATTATCATATGGATACATACTTGCCAATTTACGAACTGCCGCATCTGTTTGTACGCGCACAAAATGTTCGTAATTATCTACGTCAAAAGCGGCTTTGTAGGTGTCACTTACTTTCCAAACTAAGATAGTACTAATCATAACAGGATTTCCAAGTTTGTCATTCACTTTTAAACGTTCACTGTCAAAATTGCTTGCACGTAAGGAAATTTTCTTTTTCGAAAAAAATGGATTTACCCAATAAAAACCGTTTTCCTTTATTGTTCCAACATATTTACCAAATAAAAGAAGCACACGAGAATTATTAGGATTTACCATTACAAATCCTGGCGCAATAAATAGTGCGAGAATGATAATTAATAAAAATATAGGATTCTTAGTGAAAATTGCGGCTGCAATTGCTCCAAAAAATAATGCAAGGAATAGGAATAACATTAAATAACCATTTGCAGGAGCAATAATTTTTTCTTCTTTCATAATGCGGTGTTTTAGATTGATATCATTTTGATATCATAAATATATGAAATTAAATTTATATTTTTCAAAAAATTTTAATATATATTTTACGCGCTGTGTTTTTTAATACTTGTTTAGATCAATAATAGAAAGGATTTGAAGAAGAAAAATAACTTTGGCACGCCATTTGCAAATAGAGAAATGTAACAACGCAATGACATTTAGCTAAGCTGGTTACTTTCTAAATAGAGTACGTTACATTTTTGGTTGGTTAGTTTTAAAGAGCATCTTTCGAGATGCTTTTTTCATGGAATAATTCGAAATGTAATATTAATTCGACCTTGAATTTGTTTTGCCGTTTTTGGGATTTGATGCAACCAATGATGTTGCGTTTCGCCTTTCATCAATAATAAACTTCCATGTTGTAGTAATAGTTTGTTTTTGAGTGATTTATCGGTGCGATGTTTTAAATGAAAATAACGTTCGTGTCCAAAACTCAACGAAGCTATAATTGGATTTTTGCCCAATTCCTTTTCGTTATCTGCGTGCCAACCGTTACTATCTTTTCCGTTTCTATAATAATTGAGTAATAAAGTAGTGAAATCAGCATTGCAAGTTTCGTCTACAATTTTTTTTAATTCTACTAATGTTGAGGTCAATGGATGCGGAATCATTTCTATAGAAGAATAACTGTATGATTTTTGATTAGTTCCATACAAAGCAGTCAATCGCGGTTGTGCATACACTTTTCCAAATACTTTAATGTCATCTTGTTGCCAAGGTGTTTCTTTTTGAAGCATTTCATATAGCTGAGTTGCTTCTGCGGAAGCGATAAAATTTGGATAGTATATAATGTCTGCATTTGGTAAATGCAATTGCTGAGGAGTTTTATCTGAAAACAAAGAAAATTCATTCATTATAATATCGTAGAAATTGTAAAATTAATCATTATTTTGTGAAAGAAGCCGTTAATCAATTTTCAATGCACAAATTACATTACGCAGTAATTGCACTGTTATTTTTAATTTCCACTAGAAGCGACACACATTTGCCACAAGGTTTTGTGTATGTAAAAGATCATATTCCAACTATTGAAGTAGAACTACGCTATTTGTGTTCAGATAATTTCATAGGAACACACATTGACGGTTATGAAGCTGAG from Kordia antarctica encodes the following:
- a CDS encoding alpha-ketoglutarate-dependent dioxygenase AlkB family protein gives rise to the protein MNEFSLFSDKTPQQLHLPNADIIYYPNFIASAEATQLYEMLQKETPWQQDDIKVFGKVYAQPRLTALYGTNQKSYSYSSIEMIPHPLTSTLVELKKIVDETCNADFTTLLLNYYRNGKDSNGWHADNEKELGKNPIIASLSFGHERYFHLKHRTDKSLKNKLLLQHGSLLLMKGETQHHWLHQIPKTAKQIQGRINITFRIIP
- a CDS encoding Arc family DNA-binding protein; amino-acid sequence: MAKKKAFALRMNEEMLKSIEKWAADEFRSTNGQIEWMLMQSLKNAKREPKKKNDSSLQTPE
- a CDS encoding DUF4369 domain-containing protein: MYRKLIVVLAVLGFIACGKETKGNLTITGNIDGLKEGTIFLQKVQDTSLITLDSLIVKGDAHFTFTTTIDEPQVLYIYLDKKDFNDLNDRIDFFAEPGEMTINTSLRRFVSDLKVTGSKNHEELIAFKEFMSKFNTKELTLLQDGIKAQKEADTEKLTEINDKINSYGKSRMRYILNYAFTNNDKEITPYVVTTETFDANIRFLDTIYQQLTPRIMESKYGKQLKVLIEERKLEGVE
- a CDS encoding DUF4177 domain-containing protein: MKEYKVIKPSLGWRNRSEKLEEILNNHAKQGWILKDLNKNEGAIQIVFERNKNR
- a CDS encoding DUF819 family protein yields the protein MHAKPFFSSDKIVFGILMVILGFVFYTESSKNSGWRKFYKFVPALLICYLLPAILSSLGIISDKYSETYMIASRFLLPAALILMTLSIDLKSIFNLGPKALIMFFTGTVGIIIGGPLAILLISVFSPETVGGAGPEAVWRGLSTLAGSWIGGGANQAAMYEIYKYSPDKYGAMVLVDIVVANLWMAILLLGIGKTKKIDKWFKADNSAIERLKENVSSFAEKIKRNPTLTDLMIILAIAFGGVSIAHYGASNITDFLTSNFDAVKDKDGGLSFLGSSFFWMITIATAFGIGLSYTKAKNYEGAGASKIGSVFIYVLVASIGMKMDLGKVLENPGLIVVGLVWMAFHAALLILVAKLIRAPFFFLAVGSQANVGGAASAPIVASAFHPSLTSVGVLLAVFGYVVGTYGAILCTLLMKIASPVM
- a CDS encoding SPFH domain-containing protein, giving the protein MKEEKIIAPANGYLMLFLFLALFFGAIAAAIFTKNPIFLLIIILALFIAPGFVMVNPNNSRVLLLFGKYVGTIKENGFYWVNPFFSKKKISLRASNFDSERLKVNDKLGNPVMISTILVWKVSDTYKAAFDVDNYEHFVRVQTDAAVRKLASMYPYDNFADEGHDEDITLRSSVNEVSEALEKELDERLSIAGIHVLEARIGYLAYAQEIASAMLKRQQATAIVAARHKIVEGAVSMVEMALNELNKKNILILDEERKAAMVSNLLVILCGDKEASPVINAGTLNQ